A genomic stretch from Candidatus Dormiibacterota bacterium includes:
- a CDS encoding cytochrome P450: protein MAKALPGPSMWATTRALLPTPYRALPTFLAATAAQYGPVSTFALPWRRFVFVNDPEAIKAVFVTQQHAFVKSEGVRTLRILLGEGLLTSEDPLHRKMRRIVQPAFHHARIGAYGVTMLEHAREFVAGLHDGETFDMHTAMSELTLKIAGSTLFGADTADQAQAVRDALHETMDVFPGAIGPIGKLRRRLPLASTRRFERARATLDAIVYGLIAERRRSASERGDALSLLLAAGEAEGADRPSDEQIRDEVMTLFLAGHETTANALTWTWYLLALHPEVVERLRAESAGMDFSADPFALLAALEYTTRVVKEAMRLYPPAWIIGRQALADVELLGRYPIPGGATVLISPLVLQRTPSLYPRALEFDPDRWNDGEGIPFAYVPFGGGARRCIGEAFAWMEATLLLAYIARSFTFARTPGPDIRIDPLVTLRPKGPMLVQATKQTA, encoded by the coding sequence GTGGCTAAGGCGCTCCCCGGCCCAAGCATGTGGGCGACCACGCGCGCATTGTTGCCCACGCCGTATCGTGCGCTGCCCACCTTTCTCGCAGCCACCGCTGCGCAATACGGCCCGGTTTCGACGTTCGCGCTGCCGTGGAGACGATTCGTGTTCGTCAACGATCCGGAGGCGATCAAAGCGGTCTTCGTAACGCAACAGCACGCGTTCGTGAAATCGGAGGGCGTGCGAACGCTGCGCATTCTGCTCGGCGAAGGCTTGCTCACCAGCGAGGACCCGTTGCATCGCAAGATGCGTCGCATCGTGCAGCCGGCGTTTCATCACGCGCGTATCGGTGCGTACGGCGTAACGATGCTCGAGCACGCGCGCGAGTTCGTGGCCGGCCTTCACGATGGCGAAACGTTCGACATGCACACGGCGATGAGCGAACTCACCCTCAAGATTGCGGGGAGTACGCTGTTCGGCGCGGATACTGCGGATCAAGCGCAAGCCGTGCGCGATGCGTTGCACGAAACGATGGACGTCTTTCCCGGAGCGATCGGCCCGATCGGCAAGCTCCGCCGGCGATTGCCGCTAGCATCGACGCGGCGCTTCGAGCGCGCCCGGGCGACATTGGATGCGATCGTCTACGGCCTGATTGCGGAACGGCGCCGGTCGGCGAGCGAACGCGGCGACGCGCTCTCGCTGCTGCTTGCAGCCGGAGAGGCCGAAGGCGCGGATCGCCCGAGCGACGAGCAGATTCGCGATGAGGTGATGACGCTATTCCTTGCCGGCCACGAGACCACGGCGAATGCGTTGACGTGGACGTGGTATCTGTTGGCATTGCATCCCGAGGTTGTCGAGCGCTTGCGCGCCGAGAGCGCGGGCATGGATTTTAGCGCGGATCCGTTCGCGTTACTCGCAGCCTTGGAATACACCACCCGCGTGGTAAAGGAGGCGATGCGTCTCTATCCGCCGGCCTGGATTATTGGGCGCCAAGCTCTCGCCGACGTCGAGTTGCTCGGGCGCTATCCCATCCCCGGCGGAGCGACGGTGCTCATTTCACCGCTCGTGTTGCAGCGCACGCCCTCGCTCTATCCGCGCGCGTTGGAGTTCGACCCCGATCGATGGAACGATGGCGAGGGCATCCCGTTTGCGTACGTTCCGTTCGGCGGCGGCGCGCGTCGTTGCATCGGAGAAGCCTTCGCCTGGATGGAAGCGACGCTCTTGCTCGCGTATATCGCGCGCAGCTTCACCTTCGCGCGGACGCCGGGCCCGGATATCCGGATCGACCCGCTGGTTACGCTCCGCCCCAAGGGCCCCATGCTCGTGCAGGCGACGAAGCAAACCGCCTAG
- a CDS encoding ATP-binding protein: MARADLLLNLVDAANRNDTLMIKHAVEAMAAEERAKNHHVLADQLSARIEREKSAPNVQRLAAALMTDLWYERSPRIRIQDLILASDVYSTVSQLVEEQHRTELLRSHGLEPRNRILLNGPPGNGKTTLAEAIAESLVVPLIVPRYESIVGSLLGETSQRLRQLFDYVATRRCVLFLDEFDTVAKERADQHETGEIKRVVSSLLLQIDQLPSHVVVVAATNHPELLDRAVWRRFQVRLAMPPPIAAQVREWFALFTRRYGIDLQKSASALDGKFAGRSFSDLEEFALDVLRQIVLAGPDGDLRAIISQQLRRQVAQTRAAAQRRPTLNRSNSLAKKKRK; this comes from the coding sequence ATGGCACGTGCGGACTTGCTTCTGAATCTCGTTGACGCGGCGAATCGCAATGATACGCTTATGATCAAGCACGCCGTTGAGGCCATGGCAGCCGAAGAGCGCGCCAAGAACCATCACGTGCTAGCTGATCAACTCTCTGCGCGGATTGAGCGCGAAAAGTCGGCTCCAAATGTGCAGCGATTAGCAGCAGCGTTAATGACAGACCTCTGGTATGAGCGTTCGCCACGGATACGGATACAGGATCTGATCCTCGCATCCGATGTTTACTCGACCGTATCACAACTGGTTGAGGAACAGCATCGGACGGAGCTTCTTCGTTCGCATGGCCTGGAACCGCGCAATAGAATACTACTAAATGGGCCGCCTGGTAATGGAAAGACGACTCTTGCCGAAGCGATCGCGGAGTCTCTTGTTGTTCCGTTGATCGTTCCTCGATACGAGTCTATTGTCGGGAGTTTGCTCGGAGAAACCAGCCAGCGGCTAAGGCAACTTTTTGACTACGTTGCTACCCGCCGTTGCGTGCTGTTCTTGGACGAATTCGATACGGTGGCGAAGGAGCGTGCTGACCAGCACGAGACGGGTGAGATAAAGCGCGTAGTAAGCTCGCTGCTGTTGCAGATCGATCAATTACCATCGCATGTGGTTGTCGTCGCGGCAACAAACCATCCGGAGCTATTGGACCGCGCCGTTTGGCGCCGATTTCAGGTTCGGCTTGCGATGCCCCCACCAATCGCCGCACAGGTGCGAGAGTGGTTCGCGCTGTTTACCCGGCGCTACGGTATCGATCTACAGAAGAGCGCTTCGGCGCTCGATGGAAAATTCGCCGGCCGCAGTTTTTCCGACCTTGAGGAGTTTGCGTTAGACGTGCTGCGTCAGATCGTCCTCGCCGGGCCCGACGGCGACCTGCGCGCGATAATTAGCCAGCAGCTTAGGAGGCAGGTTGCTCAAACTCGGGCTGCGGCACAGCGGAGGCCCACTTTGAACCGCTCCAACAGCTTGGCGAAGAAAAAGAGGAAGTAG
- a CDS encoding glycosyl hydrolase, with protein MKRFLTGVLAVIVVAAPLAIRAAATAPTKEQLISKLSWRSIGPAIGGRVVAVAGVPNEPNLFYMGGVEGGVWKSTDYGLTWDNITDGKIPGIADPIGALAVAPSNAKVIYAGTGEADIRSDFDTGDGIYKTTDAGKTWHYAGLRNTHMTTKLVVDPHNPNVVYAASMGHVFVPNTDRGVFKTTDGGKSWHKILYVDAKTGGVDLVMDPHNANVLYAAMWQAQRVPWKLTSGGPGSGLYKTTDAGAHWTKISTNPGFAKDLLGKIGVSVAASNPRIVYAIVQAKDGGVFRSQNGGATWKLVNNEMKLRQRAFYYTAIFADPTNANVAYAPQVDSVYKTTDGGKTWKVIPSIPHGDHHIIWVNPLHPKIMLEGNDGGATVSTNGGKTWSTVWNQKTGQFYKVALDDQFPFHVYGAQQDEGAFEAPSAMPGGAIPLSAWQSVALGESTWVAPEPGHPDVTYGAGYNSSLVRLNNHTGEEKNVSPWPRYMAGSPAAETKYRFGWTHPIFFSPADPKELLVGSQVVFSSMDQGQTWKVISPDLTRNDKSTEGPTGGPIFLDQTGAETFPDVASLAVSPLNKDVIWAGSADGLVHVTTDHGGSWKLVTPPALPQWAQISSIEPSHTAEGTAYLSASRYMWDDFHPYVYKTTDYGAHWTTISANLPNDQYVFAVRQDPREPRLLFVGTRSTVYASFDDGGRWTPLTLNLPGVQVRDLAIDAREGELVAATHGRSFWILDNLALLEQIARGDQPGADAAYLYAPENAWLTHAYGGGGYGSNDPTAGANPKYGTTVFFDIPKGYNGRTPATLTFEDASGATIRNFTLHLANKHEKKLTRAQRALMDSTALRAHDIAEATAVKPGMNTFQWDMKYPPAYDVPGFRNAETDDFPDVGDGPTILPGKYQVTLHYGGKSYTQPFTVTLDPRLHPADGDLEARFALETKIHDSIDQLDRAIDAAMNARAGLPAARRAQVNAEIAELVMLRMNSSEADVLYADKIRAQLGFLLNSLENAYQKPTAAEYATFDDLRKIATMGEDRLKALTAR; from the coding sequence ATGAAGCGCTTTCTTACCGGCGTTCTTGCCGTTATCGTGGTCGCTGCTCCGCTGGCCATTCGCGCCGCCGCAACAGCTCCGACCAAAGAGCAATTGATCTCCAAGCTGTCGTGGCGCAGCATCGGTCCGGCGATCGGAGGACGCGTCGTCGCGGTCGCGGGCGTTCCAAATGAGCCCAACCTGTTCTACATGGGCGGCGTCGAAGGCGGCGTTTGGAAGAGCACCGATTACGGCCTGACGTGGGATAATATTACCGACGGCAAGATTCCGGGAATCGCTGATCCAATCGGCGCGCTCGCGGTGGCGCCTTCAAATGCGAAGGTCATCTACGCGGGCACCGGCGAGGCGGACATCCGCAGCGATTTCGACACGGGCGACGGTATCTACAAGACGACCGACGCCGGTAAGACTTGGCACTACGCCGGGTTACGCAACACGCATATGACGACCAAACTGGTCGTCGACCCGCACAATCCCAACGTCGTGTACGCTGCGTCGATGGGCCACGTGTTCGTGCCCAACACCGACCGCGGCGTTTTCAAGACGACCGACGGCGGCAAGAGTTGGCACAAGATTCTGTACGTCGACGCGAAAACCGGCGGCGTGGACCTGGTGATGGACCCGCACAACGCGAACGTGTTGTACGCCGCGATGTGGCAGGCACAGCGCGTGCCGTGGAAGCTGACCAGCGGCGGCCCCGGCAGCGGCTTGTATAAAACGACCGACGCCGGTGCGCATTGGACCAAGATCTCGACCAATCCCGGATTCGCCAAAGACCTGCTCGGAAAGATCGGCGTGTCGGTCGCGGCGAGCAACCCGCGCATCGTGTACGCGATCGTGCAGGCCAAGGACGGCGGCGTGTTCCGCTCGCAGAACGGCGGGGCGACTTGGAAGCTGGTCAACAACGAGATGAAGCTGCGCCAGCGCGCCTTCTACTATACGGCGATTTTCGCCGACCCGACCAATGCGAACGTCGCGTACGCGCCGCAAGTCGACAGCGTCTACAAGACGACCGACGGCGGTAAGACGTGGAAAGTGATCCCCTCGATCCCGCATGGCGATCACCACATCATCTGGGTCAATCCGCTCCATCCCAAGATCATGCTCGAGGGCAACGACGGCGGCGCGACGGTGTCGACGAACGGCGGCAAGACATGGAGCACCGTGTGGAATCAGAAGACCGGGCAATTCTATAAAGTTGCGCTCGACGACCAGTTCCCGTTTCATGTCTACGGCGCGCAGCAGGACGAAGGGGCCTTCGAGGCCCCGAGCGCGATGCCGGGCGGCGCGATTCCGCTTTCGGCATGGCAGTCGGTCGCGCTCGGCGAGAGCACGTGGGTCGCGCCCGAACCGGGTCATCCCGACGTGACGTACGGGGCGGGCTACAACAGCTCACTCGTGCGCCTGAACAATCACACCGGTGAAGAAAAGAACGTGAGCCCGTGGCCGCGCTACATGGCCGGCTCGCCCGCGGCAGAAACCAAGTACCGTTTCGGGTGGACGCACCCGATCTTTTTCTCTCCCGCCGATCCCAAAGAGTTGCTCGTCGGCTCGCAAGTCGTCTTCTCGAGTATGGATCAGGGACAGACGTGGAAGGTCATCAGCCCCGATCTCACTCGCAACGACAAGAGCACCGAGGGGCCGACCGGCGGTCCGATTTTCCTGGATCAAACCGGCGCGGAAACCTTCCCCGACGTCGCGTCGCTCGCGGTCTCGCCGCTCAACAAGGACGTGATCTGGGCCGGATCGGCCGACGGCCTGGTGCACGTGACGACCGATCACGGCGGCAGTTGGAAACTCGTCACGCCGCCTGCGCTTCCGCAATGGGCGCAGATCAGCTCGATCGAACCGTCGCACACCGCGGAGGGCACGGCATATCTGTCGGCATCGCGTTACATGTGGGACGATTTCCACCCGTACGTGTATAAGACGACCGACTACGGTGCGCACTGGACGACGATCTCGGCGAATCTGCCGAACGATCAATATGTGTTCGCCGTGCGCCAGGATCCGCGCGAGCCGCGCCTGCTCTTCGTGGGTACGCGCAGCACGGTCTACGCGAGCTTCGACGACGGCGGCCGCTGGACGCCGCTTACGCTCAATCTTCCCGGCGTGCAGGTTCGCGATCTCGCGATCGATGCGCGTGAGGGCGAACTGGTGGCGGCCACGCATGGCCGTTCGTTCTGGATTCTCGACAATCTGGCGCTGCTCGAACAGATTGCGCGCGGCGATCAGCCCGGCGCGGATGCCGCCTATCTCTACGCACCGGAGAACGCGTGGCTAACCCACGCGTACGGTGGCGGCGGATACGGAAGCAACGATCCGACCGCGGGCGCGAATCCCAAGTACGGAACGACGGTATTCTTCGACATACCCAAGGGTTATAACGGCCGCACGCCGGCGACGCTCACGTTCGAGGATGCGTCGGGCGCGACGATTCGCAATTTCACGCTGCATCTAGCGAACAAGCACGAGAAGAAGCTGACCAGAGCGCAGCGGGCGCTGATGGACAGCACGGCGTTGCGTGCGCACGACATCGCCGAAGCGACCGCAGTCAAGCCGGGAATGAATACGTTCCAGTGGGATATGAAGTACCCGCCGGCCTACGACGTTCCGGGATTCCGTAACGCCGAAACCGACGACTTCCCCGACGTCGGCGACGGACCGACGATTCTGCCCGGCAAATATCAGGTGACGCTGCACTACGGCGGCAAGTCGTACACGCAGCCGTTCACCGTGACGCTCGATCCGCGTCTGCATCCGGCCGACGGCGATCTGGAAGCGCGCTTTGCGCTGGAAACCAAGATCCACGATTCGATCGACCAACTCGATCGAGCGATCGACGCGGCGATGAACGCTCGTGCGGGACTGCCGGCAGCGCGTCGGGCCCAAGTCAACGCGGAGATCGCGGAACTGGTCATGCTTCGCATGAATTCGAGCGAAGCCGACGTGCTGTATGCCGACAAAATCCGCGCCCAGCTCGGCTTCTTGCTCAATTCACTCGAAAATGCGTATCAGAAGCCGACGGCGGCGGAGTACGCAACCTTCGATGACTTACGTAAGATCGCCACGATGGGTGAAGACCGGCTCAAGGCACTGACGGCGCGATAA
- a CDS encoding S8 family peptidase, with translation MDGEGAGQYPLIVFPTRQRGASQDRFGRPPRLTFPTHGRQIARAEPQFKNLQDRFNAALQVAPDGVESDLVLVIEIAGRVVDFVNATRYVEGLKWIGEWDTEDIDPSLDFATSNEGQRVAGTLFLMFSNQSAMRELLSLWDRYKENPAAQFRRGLNKWRDVFKQLHTIRLWDEQDRVTDELVKDWRLRLEGGLNVVPFEAELWYSQNEDKRRKAEAELRAAVEDAGGRVAGHYVISEIDYQVAVGELPSDVVRNMQGDRAASIFKNPGVMYLRPAAQALVSSDEGDFIPTEDAATRPLPDNSKEAVVAILDGLPVGNHPLLSDRLIIDDPDGWAATVAASDRVHGTAMASLVVHGDLGARESPLTRPVYIRPILMPDPADWRNDPRVECVPEGVPFADIVRRSVERLFDESLPGVGRIFVINLSVGDLSRMFLRSISPCARLLDWLAWKYKVLFLVSAGNHVQDVDLDITRDSLAILPALDVESQLIRGLERQTLDRRLLSPAEAVNALTVGSAHRDSSEPLPLERQVLAFQDVLPSPFNAHGFGYRRAIKPDVLFDGGRILLEEANVQEPGRTRVRMVRALRPPGNRVAAPPPRGTGLVASRESHIRGTSNACAFATRNAAFLYELLSNQRMVEGSVPNGYMAVALKTLSVHGAEWGTLGERYIEALAAEPSVLPPFVKQREYVAKYLGNGIADFSRSVLCNSRRITLIGYGSLTDGEADVYTFPLPLALSGRRGMRKLVVTLSWLSQMNPRHNNYRRAHLWFNFPAEDAKPGLAVSSARAEVHNRPAQRGTLQHEIFVGDEARVLKPESSILISVNCKADAGSFEDKAPYCLAVTMEVGEELDLPIYQQVAERVRQAVQVQP, from the coding sequence ATGGACGGTGAGGGTGCTGGCCAATATCCACTGATTGTTTTCCCGACGAGGCAGCGAGGCGCTAGTCAAGATAGATTTGGCCGTCCTCCGCGTCTCACGTTCCCGACTCATGGACGACAGATCGCTCGCGCGGAGCCTCAATTCAAGAACCTTCAAGATCGCTTCAATGCGGCTTTGCAGGTTGCGCCTGATGGCGTCGAATCCGACCTCGTTCTCGTCATTGAGATAGCTGGGCGTGTTGTCGACTTCGTAAATGCCACGAGATACGTTGAGGGGCTCAAGTGGATAGGCGAATGGGATACAGAAGATATCGATCCGAGCCTAGACTTCGCGACCAGTAATGAAGGACAGCGGGTGGCAGGAACGCTCTTTTTGATGTTCTCGAATCAAAGCGCGATGCGCGAGCTGCTGTCACTTTGGGATCGTTACAAAGAGAATCCGGCGGCGCAATTCCGCCGCGGGCTGAACAAATGGCGCGACGTGTTCAAGCAGCTTCATACCATCCGCCTTTGGGACGAGCAAGATCGTGTTACTGACGAGTTGGTAAAAGATTGGCGCCTGCGGCTTGAAGGCGGCTTGAACGTGGTCCCGTTCGAGGCCGAGCTTTGGTATTCGCAAAATGAGGACAAGAGACGAAAGGCTGAGGCAGAACTTAGGGCAGCGGTAGAAGATGCCGGCGGCCGTGTGGCCGGGCATTACGTCATCTCAGAAATAGATTATCAGGTAGCCGTCGGCGAGCTTCCGTCGGATGTAGTGCGCAATATGCAGGGCGACCGTGCGGCCTCGATATTTAAGAACCCGGGAGTGATGTATCTTCGCCCAGCGGCGCAGGCGCTTGTTTCATCGGACGAGGGAGACTTCATCCCGACGGAAGATGCGGCGACGCGGCCGCTCCCTGATAATAGTAAAGAAGCTGTGGTCGCGATCCTGGACGGGCTGCCAGTAGGGAATCATCCTTTGCTCAGTGATCGGCTAATCATCGATGACCCCGATGGGTGGGCGGCGACAGTTGCCGCATCCGATCGTGTTCACGGGACGGCGATGGCCTCTCTCGTCGTTCATGGCGACTTGGGTGCGAGGGAGTCGCCGCTCACGCGGCCTGTCTATATACGCCCGATTCTGATGCCTGATCCAGCCGATTGGCGGAATGATCCGCGGGTCGAATGTGTCCCGGAAGGAGTACCGTTCGCTGATATTGTGCGGCGTTCCGTAGAACGGCTGTTTGACGAGTCATTACCGGGCGTCGGCAGGATATTCGTTATCAACTTATCCGTCGGCGATCTGTCGCGAATGTTTTTAAGAAGTATCAGCCCGTGTGCGCGACTTTTGGATTGGCTTGCATGGAAGTATAAGGTTTTGTTCCTCGTTTCTGCTGGGAACCATGTTCAGGACGTTGATCTAGATATCACGCGCGATTCCCTTGCAATACTGCCGGCGCTCGATGTGGAGAGCCAACTCATTAGGGGACTTGAGCGACAAACGCTTGATCGCCGACTTTTGAGCCCAGCAGAGGCAGTGAACGCTTTAACAGTTGGTTCTGCGCATCGAGATTCGTCTGAGCCGCTTCCATTGGAACGACAGGTTTTGGCGTTTCAGGACGTGCTGCCGAGTCCATTCAATGCGCATGGGTTTGGTTATCGGAGGGCCATTAAGCCTGACGTCCTTTTCGACGGCGGTCGGATTCTCTTGGAAGAAGCAAACGTTCAGGAACCTGGTAGGACCAGAGTGCGGATGGTGAGGGCGCTAAGACCGCCAGGAAATCGCGTCGCAGCACCACCGCCGCGGGGCACCGGATTAGTGGCGTCGCGAGAGAGCCATATAAGGGGAACAAGCAATGCATGCGCGTTTGCCACCAGAAATGCTGCTTTTCTTTACGAGCTGCTGAGCAATCAACGCATGGTCGAAGGAAGTGTTCCGAATGGGTATATGGCAGTTGCATTAAAGACGCTGTCTGTTCATGGTGCAGAATGGGGAACGCTGGGAGAGCGATACATAGAGGCCCTTGCGGCTGAGCCGAGCGTGCTCCCACCGTTTGTAAAGCAGCGAGAATATGTAGCGAAATACCTTGGTAATGGCATCGCTGACTTTAGCCGCTCCGTCCTTTGTAATTCGCGCCGCATTACACTGATTGGGTATGGGAGTCTTACCGATGGGGAGGCCGACGTTTACACGTTTCCTTTGCCGCTAGCGCTTAGTGGTCGCAGAGGGATGCGAAAGCTCGTGGTCACGCTTTCCTGGCTGTCGCAAATGAATCCGCGACATAACAATTATCGGCGAGCCCATCTATGGTTCAATTTCCCAGCGGAAGACGCGAAACCAGGATTGGCTGTATCGTCTGCGCGAGCCGAAGTTCATAATAGGCCAGCACAACGCGGGACGCTGCAGCACGAGATTTTCGTTGGCGATGAGGCGAGAGTGCTCAAGCCCGAGTCGTCGATTCTCATTTCCGTTAACTGTAAGGCGGATGCCGGGAGCTTCGAAGATAAGGCGCCGTATTGCTTGGCCGTGACAATGGAGGTCGGCGAAGAGCTTGACCTGCCGATTTATCAGCAGGTTGCCGAGCGCGTTCGACAGGCCGTACAGGTACAACCCTAA
- a CDS encoding amino acid permease, protein MASLLRRLGTLDLALITIGAVIGSGIFRTPSVVAQRAHIPALILACWALGGVVAVIGAFVFAELAARRPLSGGLYAYLRDAYNPGVAFVFGWTLLFIGDTGGTAAAAVLFAGYFEPLTGLHVAPTIVAVVTLALVTAINVLGVRQGGTWQNVLVVLKIGAIGGLIAAGIFAHPSAASAAPVAFHSGGTLLGALGVAMLPVLFSYNGFQGASFITGATRDPERTIPRGLVIGVGTIVVIYLLANIGYLHALGAAGLARTHTPASDVMQAAIGPVGARVIAVAITLSTLGFMSTRLLVAPRIYHQMAQDGLFFKAVGWINPRTHVPTVAIVLEGLVAAIIAASGTFEQIVNWVVAPEWAFVVMAAGAVFVFRRRDADKLPPATRVPGHPWTTGLFIITLLAIFAAELLTYPRDTLYGALVMGAGVVFFFVWRRTRAVR, encoded by the coding sequence GTGGCATCGCTACTACGCAGGCTCGGCACACTCGATCTGGCGTTGATTACGATCGGAGCCGTGATCGGCTCGGGAATCTTCCGAACGCCGTCGGTTGTCGCGCAGCGGGCACACATTCCCGCCCTAATCCTCGCCTGCTGGGCGTTGGGCGGAGTTGTAGCGGTAATCGGCGCCTTCGTCTTTGCGGAACTCGCCGCCCGGCGCCCGCTCAGCGGCGGGCTCTACGCGTACCTGCGCGACGCCTATAACCCCGGCGTCGCGTTTGTTTTTGGCTGGACGCTCCTCTTCATCGGCGACACCGGCGGCACGGCCGCAGCCGCCGTCTTATTTGCCGGATACTTCGAGCCGTTAACCGGCTTGCACGTCGCGCCGACGATCGTCGCGGTCGTAACGCTCGCGCTCGTCACGGCGATCAACGTTCTGGGCGTGCGGCAAGGAGGGACGTGGCAGAACGTCTTGGTCGTGCTGAAGATTGGCGCGATCGGAGGATTGATCGCGGCCGGTATCTTCGCGCATCCTAGCGCCGCGTCGGCAGCACCGGTCGCGTTCCATAGCGGCGGCACGCTGCTGGGTGCGCTCGGGGTAGCGATGCTGCCCGTGCTCTTTTCCTACAACGGCTTTCAAGGTGCGAGTTTCATTACGGGCGCGACGCGCGACCCCGAGCGCACCATTCCTCGCGGACTGGTTATCGGAGTCGGAACGATCGTCGTTATCTATCTGCTCGCGAATATCGGATATCTGCACGCGCTCGGTGCCGCCGGCCTGGCCCGCACGCACACGCCCGCCAGCGATGTGATGCAGGCCGCAATCGGACCGGTAGGCGCGCGCGTTATCGCGGTCGCGATCACGCTTTCGACGCTCGGGTTCATGAGCACGCGTTTGCTTGTTGCCCCGCGCATCTATCATCAAATGGCGCAAGACGGGTTGTTTTTCAAAGCGGTCGGATGGATTAATCCGCGGACGCACGTTCCAACCGTCGCGATCGTGCTCGAAGGATTGGTTGCGGCGATCATCGCCGCCAGCGGGACGTTCGAACAAATCGTGAACTGGGTCGTCGCTCCCGAATGGGCCTTCGTTGTAATGGCCGCAGGCGCGGTGTTCGTCTTCCGGCGTCGCGATGCAGATAAACTGCCGCCGGCCACGCGCGTCCCCGGGCATCCATGGACGACCGGTTTGTTCATTATTACGCTGCTCGCAATTTTCGCGGCCGAATTGCTGACCTATCCGCGAGATACGCTCTACGGCGCTTTGGTGATGGGCGCGGGCGTTGTGTTCTTCTTTGTGTGGCGGCGCACTCGCGCCGTAAGGTAG
- a CDS encoding APC family permease, translating into MSLDRRLKNSRIKATAAFVTAINVLGVRQGGTWQNVLVVLKIGAIGGLIAAGIFAHPNAASAAPVAFHSGGTLLGALGVGMLPVLFSYNGFQGASFITGETRDPERTIPRGLVIGVGTIVVIYLLANIGYLHALGAAGLAATHTPASDVMQAAIGPVGARVIAVAITLSTLGFMSTRLLVAPRIYHQMARDGLFFKAVGWINPRTHVPTVAIVLEGLVAAIIAASGTFEQIVNWVVAPEWAFVVMAAGAVFALRRRDADKSPPTARVPGHPWTTGLFILTLLAIFAAELLTYPRDTLYGALVMGAGVVFFFLWRRARAVR; encoded by the coding sequence TTGTCGCTGGACCGTCGGCTCAAGAACAGCCGGATAAAAGCTACCGCCGCGTTCGTCACGGCGATCAACGTTCTGGGCGTGCGGCAAGGGGGGACGTGGCAGAATGTATTGGTGGTGCTGAAGATCGGTGCCATCGGCGGGTTGATCGCGGCCGGTATCTTCGCGCATCCTAACGCCGCGTCGGCCGCACCGGTCGCGTTTCATAGCGGCGGCACGCTGCTGGGCGCGCTCGGGGTTGGGATGCTTCCCGTGCTCTTTTCCTACAACGGCTTTCAAGGCGCGAGTTTTATTACCGGCGAGACGCGCGACCCCGAGCGCACCATTCCTCGCGGGCTGGTTATCGGAGTCGGAACGATCGTCGTCATCTATCTGCTCGCGAATATCGGATATCTGCACGCGCTCGGTGCCGCCGGCCTGGCCGCCACGCACACGCCGGCCAGCGATGTGATGCAGGCCGCAATCGGACCGGTAGGCGCGCGCGTTATCGCGGTCGCGATCACGCTTTCGACCCTCGGGTTCATGAGCACGCGTTTGCTCGTTGCTCCGCGCATCTATCATCAAATGGCGCGAGACGGGTTGTTTTTCAAAGCCGTCGGATGGATTAATCCGCGGACGCACGTCCCAACCGTTGCGATCGTATTGGAAGGATTGGTTGCGGCGATCATCGCCGCAAGCGGGACGTTCGAACAAATCGTGAACTGGGTCGTCGCTCCCGAATGGGCCTTCGTGGTAATGGCCGCAGGCGCGGTGTTCGCCCTCCGGCGTCGCGACGCAGATAAATCGCCCCCGACCGCGCGCGTCCCCGGGCATCCATGGACGACTGGCCTGTTCATTCTCACGCTCCTCGCAATTTTCGCGGCCGAATTGCTGACCTATCCGCGGGATACGCTCTACGGCGCTTTGGTGATGGGAGCGGGCGTCGTGTTCTTCTTTCTGTGGCGACGCGCTCGCGCCGTAAGGTAG